A single window of Oncorhynchus keta strain PuntledgeMale-10-30-2019 chromosome 34, Oket_V2, whole genome shotgun sequence DNA harbors:
- the LOC118367611 gene encoding zinc transporter ZIP1-like isoform X2 produces MPAVTFHSSLARKLCPGQIHHLKNGLSLVGQRVFEGLAVGLQEDSQEVLEICVALLLHKSIISFSLALKLAQGKLRQSAVVGCLLLFALMSPLGIAVTKTKSSPQHQLASSTLEGLASGTFMYITFMEILLHELSSPQNPKVAMILTGFAVVTGVLFIKM; encoded by the exons ATGCCTGCAGTCACTTTCCACAGCTCACTTGCCCGAAAACTGTGCCCAGGACAGATCCATCATCTGAAAAACGGTCTATCGCTTGTTGGCCAAAGAG TGTTCGAGGGCCTGGCTGTGGGGTTACAGGAGGACAGTCAAGAGGTGCTGGAGATCTGTGTTGCTCTACTCCTCCACAAGAGCATCATCTCTTTCAGTCTAGCCCTAAAGCTGGCCCAGGGCAAGCTGCGGCAGTCAGCCGTGGTAGGTTGCCTCCTGCTCTTTGCTCTCATGTCCCCGTTGGGCATTGCCGTCACCAAGACCAAGTCGTCCCCCCAGCACCAGCTGGCCAGTTCCACCTTAGAAGGCCTGGCGTCTGGCACCTTTATGTATATCACCTTCATGGAGATCCTGCTCCATGAGCTAAGCTCCCCGCAGAACCCCAAGGTGGCCATGATTCTCACTGGTTTCGCAGTGGTCACTGGGGTGCTGTTCATCAAAATGTAA
- the LOC118367611 gene encoding zinc transporter ZIP1-like isoform X1 has product MALRKGSSSVALSGWSSEVQMNPADVPGLEVKLGALVVLFSITLVCGFAPLCLVRGAGRCNVDPVFEGLAVGLQEDSQEVLEICVALLLHKSIISFSLALKLAQGKLRQSAVVGCLLLFALMSPLGIAVTKTKSSPQHQLASSTLEGLASGTFMYITFMEILLHELSSPQNPKVAMILTGFAVVTGVLFIKM; this is encoded by the exons atggctctcagaaAAGGATCTTCTTCTGTTGCCCTCTCTGGGTGGTCATCTGAAGTGCAGATGAACCCAGCTGATGTCCCTGGCCTGGAGGTAAAGCTGGGAGCATTGGTTGTTCTTTTCTCCATCACACTGGTTTGTGGCTTCGCCCCTTTGTGCTTAGTCAGGGGGGCAGGGAGGTGCAATGTAGACCCAG TGTTCGAGGGCCTGGCTGTGGGGTTACAGGAGGACAGTCAAGAGGTGCTGGAGATCTGTGTTGCTCTACTCCTCCACAAGAGCATCATCTCTTTCAGTCTAGCCCTAAAGCTGGCCCAGGGCAAGCTGCGGCAGTCAGCCGTGGTAGGTTGCCTCCTGCTCTTTGCTCTCATGTCCCCGTTGGGCATTGCCGTCACCAAGACCAAGTCGTCCCCCCAGCACCAGCTGGCCAGTTCCACCTTAGAAGGCCTGGCGTCTGGCACCTTTATGTATATCACCTTCATGGAGATCCTGCTCCATGAGCTAAGCTCCCCGCAGAACCCCAAGGTGGCCATGATTCTCACTGGTTTCGCAGTGGTCACTGGGGTGCTGTTCATCAAAATGTAA